A window of Variovorax paradoxus genomic DNA:
TGCTTGCTCTCGAACACGGCCCCCTTGACGCGGCCTTCCTCGGCGATGGGGGCGACCATCCAGCCGTGCAGGATCAGGTCGACGCCGGCCTCGCGCACCATCTGGTGATACACGCCCTTGAGCATCTCCGGATCGATGGTGGGCGAATGCGTGACCACACCATGGAAGGCCGCGGTGCGCAGCGACCAGTAGTCGGCCTTGGCGCTGTCTCGCGAGCCCCAGTCTTCCCGGCGGGGGCCGGCAACGGCAGGCTGCGCCGACCGGCCCAGCCGGTCCATGATCTCGGCCGCCAGGCCGTGGATGACGTGCCCGCCCGACCAGTCGGTCATGCGGTCGATCCAGATCACCAGGCCGCCGGTCGACAGGCCGCCCAGATGGTTGTAGCGCTCCAGCAGCACCACGCGCGCGCCGCCACGCGCCGCGGCGACGGCCGCCGCCACGCCGGAAGGACCCGCGCCGAGCACCAGCACGTCGCAGCGCTCGTGCACAGGCGTCTCGCGCGCGGGCTCGGTGACATGGCCTTGCGGCTGGCGCTGCCTGCGCTGGCTGTCGCGTGCATTGACGTCGGAACGGAAGAAATGGCGTTCTGCGGGCGTGAGGGTTCCCATGGTGGAGCTTTCGAAGAAGAGATGACTACGGATGCGCCGTTGGCCGATGCCGCGGGCGCGGTGCTGCTGCCGGCTACTCGCCGCGGGCGCCGGTGCGCCGGATCACGTCGCCCCACATCGCCGTGTCTTGGGCGATCCTGCGGGCCAGCGCCTCGGGCGCGGTGCCCAGCGCCTGCCAGCCCTGATCGAACAGGCGCTGGCGAACTTCGGGCGCCTTCAGGATCCGGCCGATCTCGTCCGACAGCCGCTGCGCCAGCGGCGCCGGCATGGCGGCGGGAGCGACGATCGCGTTCCACGAGGCGACGTCGAAGGCCTGCGCCTTGCCAAGCGCCGACTGGATCGTCGGAAGGTCCGCGAAGGCCGCGAACGGCGTGGCGCTGCTCACGCCATACAGGCGCAGCCGGCCGCTCCTGGCCTGCGGCGCGGCGACCGAAGGGATCATGAGCGACAGGTCGATCTGCTTGCCCATCAGCGCCGTCAGCACCTGAGGAAAGCCCGGAAAAGGCACGTGCACGGCCTGGATGCCGGTCAGCGTCTTCAGCAACTCCATGGCCAGGTGCGAACCCGAGCCGGGCCCGACCGAAACGTAGCTCAGGCGGTCTCCCTTGTCCCTGGCGTAGGCCAGCAGCCCGCGCAGGTCCGCGGCGGGCATGTCCATGCTGCCGGCCAGCACGAAGGGGCTGCTGGCCACCAGCGAGATGGGACGCAGATCGCGCGCCGCGTCATAGGGGGTCGCGGGATTGAGCGCCTTGGCGGTGGTCAGCGGGCCGTTGCCGGTGAGGCCGATGGTGTGGCCGTCCGCGGCCCTCGCGACGGCATTGAGGCCGATGGTGCCGGCGGCGCCGACCTTGTTCTCGACGATGACCGGCTGCCCGAGCGCCTGCGCGAGCGGGTCGGCCAGGGTGCGGGCCAGCGCGTCCGGCGAGGAGCCGGGCGGAAAGCCGACGATCAGGCGCACCGCCTTCTGCGGCCAGGGGGCGGCCGCACGGGCCGGAATCGCGAGCGCCGGGGCGATCGCGGCGGCGAGCACGCCCTGCAGCAGGCGCCGCCGGCGCGGAAGGGGAACCCACGGGTCTTGCATGTCTTGTCTCCGGTTGCTGTCTCGTGAAGCGATTCTTGGCCCACAATTCAGCTCGGAACGTGATGATTTCTTATCCCTTTCATCACACTTCCTGATGACAAGAAAGGCGCCCATGCCCGCGAGAAACGCCCGTCCCGTCAATGCCGCGCCACGCAGCCACACGGTCGACATCGACCTGCTGCGCGTGTTCGACACGGTGGTTCGCATCGGCAGCTTCACCACCGCCGCCAAGGCGCTGTCGCGCACGCAGTCGGCTGTCAGCATGCAGCTGCGCCGACTCGAGGAGCAGCTGGGCGTGCAGCTGGTGGCACGCGGCACCCGCCAGCTCGCGCCCACGCCGGAAGGCATGCAGCTGTTGCCGCTGGCGCGCCAGATGCTGGGATTGAACGACCAGTTGTTCCAGGACGTCGACACGCAGGAAGTGTCCGGCAGCATTCGCATCGGCTCCATCGAGTACTACGCGACCCGCGTGCTGCCGGTGCTCATCGCGGAATTCTGCCGCCAGCACCCGCGCATCCACGTGGAGCTGCATCACGGCGTGTCCGCGGTGATGCATGCAGAACTCGGCTCACGCTACGACATGGTGATCGGCGTGGGGGCGGTGGGTTCGGGCGAAGGGCTGCGGCTGACGAAATCGCGCATCGTCTGGGCATCGAATGCCGGATCGGCCACGCACCTGCAGCGCCCCCTGCCCCTGGCGCTCAACCCCGAAGGGGCGATGCTGCGCGACTGGGCCACGCGCGCGCTGGACCGCGCGGGCATTCCCTGGCGCATCGCCTACACGAGCACCAGCGTGACGGGCCTCGAAGCGGCCGTGCGCGCGGGCATTGCCGTGGGCGTGTTTCGCGAGGCGACGATTTCGAAGCGGCTGAAGATCCTCGGCGCCAGGGAAGGCATGCCGTCGCTGCCCGACTCCGAGGTCTGGCTCTCCTCGGTGCCGCTGCCGGGACGCAAGGCCGTGGAATTGCTCGAAGCCTTCCTCATCCAGAAGCTGCGCAAGTGAGCCCGGCAAAACATCCGGGCG
This region includes:
- a CDS encoding LysR substrate-binding domain-containing protein, producing MPARNARPVNAAPRSHTVDIDLLRVFDTVVRIGSFTTAAKALSRTQSAVSMQLRRLEEQLGVQLVARGTRQLAPTPEGMQLLPLARQMLGLNDQLFQDVDTQEVSGSIRIGSIEYYATRVLPVLIAEFCRQHPRIHVELHHGVSAVMHAELGSRYDMVIGVGAVGSGEGLRLTKSRIVWASNAGSATHLQRPLPLALNPEGAMLRDWATRALDRAGIPWRIAYTSTSVTGLEAAVRAGIAVGVFREATISKRLKILGAREGMPSLPDSEVWLSSVPLPGRKAVELLEAFLIQKLRK
- a CDS encoding Bug family tripartite tricarboxylate transporter substrate binding protein; this translates as MQDPWVPLPRRRRLLQGVLAAAIAPALAIPARAAAPWPQKAVRLIVGFPPGSSPDALARTLADPLAQALGQPVIVENKVGAAGTIGLNAVARAADGHTIGLTGNGPLTTAKALNPATPYDAARDLRPISLVASSPFVLAGSMDMPAADLRGLLAYARDKGDRLSYVSVGPGSGSHLAMELLKTLTGIQAVHVPFPGFPQVLTALMGKQIDLSLMIPSVAAPQARSGRLRLYGVSSATPFAAFADLPTIQSALGKAQAFDVASWNAIVAPAAMPAPLAQRLSDEIGRILKAPEVRQRLFDQGWQALGTAPEALARRIAQDTAMWGDVIRRTGARGE